In the genome of Paracoccus tegillarcae, one region contains:
- the soxR gene encoding redox-sensitive transcriptional activator SoxR — translation MATLPAQGLTIGDLSQRTGLAVSAIRFYESHGILAPVRNAGGHRRYARSDIRRLSFVIAAQNMGFALAEIASHLADLPPHRAPNRRDWERISDDFRVKIDARIADLQRMRERLDGCIRCGCLSLDTCPLYNPDDRSAADGPGPRYLLGD, via the coding sequence ATGGCCACACTTCCTGCTCAGGGTCTGACCATCGGCGATCTGTCACAGCGGACCGGTCTGGCGGTGTCCGCGATCCGGTTTTACGAATCGCATGGCATTCTGGCGCCCGTGCGCAATGCGGGTGGGCATCGGCGTTATGCGCGGTCGGATATTCGCAGGCTGTCTTTCGTGATCGCGGCGCAGAATATGGGGTTTGCGCTGGCCGAGATCGCGAGCCATCTGGCCGACCTGCCGCCGCATCGCGCGCCGAACCGCCGTGATTGGGAACGGATTTCCGACGATTTCCGCGTCAAGATCGACGCCCGCATTGCCGATCTGCAACGCATGCGCGAGCGGCTGGATGGCTGCATCCGCTGCGGCTGCCTGTCGCTGGATACCTGCCCGCTGTATAACCCCGATGACCGCTCCGCCGCCGATGGGCCGGGACCGCGCTATCTGCTGGGTGACTGA
- a CDS encoding VOC family protein, which yields MTRLEHVNVTVADPDATAKLLCDLFGWHVRWSGEAMQNGRTVHVGSDDSYVALFSHGDDQAGPIDSYRTRAGLNHIAVVVDDLAATEARVVRAGYVPGKHADYEPGHRFYFTEENGVEIEVVNYD from the coding sequence ATGACCCGACTGGAACATGTGAACGTGACCGTTGCCGACCCCGACGCCACCGCGAAACTGCTCTGCGATCTCTTCGGCTGGCATGTCCGCTGGTCCGGCGAGGCAATGCAGAACGGGCGCACCGTGCATGTCGGCAGCGATGACAGTTATGTCGCGCTGTTTTCCCATGGCGACGATCAGGCAGGGCCGATTGACAGCTACCGCACCCGCGCCGGGCTGAACCACATCGCCGTGGTGGTCGACGATCTGGCCGCGACCGAGGCGCGGGTCGTCAGGGCGGGCTACGTGCCGGGCAAACATGCCGACTACGAACCGGGCCACAGGTTTTACTTTACCGAGGAAAACGGCGTCGAGATCGAGGTGGTCAACTATGACTGA
- the yghU gene encoding glutathione-dependent disulfide-bond oxidoreductase produces the protein MTTEYTPPKVWTWDSKNGGEFASINRPIAGPTHDKDLPVGKHPLQLYSLATPNGQKVTILLEELLALGKDAEYDAWLIKIGDGDQFGSGFVDVNPNSKIPALMDHSVNPPQRVFESGSILLYLAEKFGAFLPTDPGARTEALNWLFWQMGAGPYLGGGFGHFYHYAPEKIEYAIDRFTMEVKRQLDVLDRHLADRRFMAGEEYSIADMAIWPWYGRLLTGDAYGDAASFLDAQIYKNVLRWQAEIAARPAVQRGIMVNKTSGEPSEQLHERHDASDFETRTQDKLEPQA, from the coding sequence ATGACCACCGAATACACCCCGCCCAAGGTCTGGACATGGGACAGCAAGAATGGCGGCGAGTTCGCCAGCATCAACCGCCCCATCGCCGGCCCCACGCATGACAAGGACCTGCCGGTCGGCAAGCACCCGCTGCAGCTTTATTCGCTGGCCACACCCAACGGCCAGAAGGTCACGATCCTGCTGGAGGAGCTGCTGGCCCTTGGCAAGGACGCCGAATATGACGCCTGGCTGATCAAGATCGGCGATGGTGATCAGTTCGGCAGCGGCTTTGTCGATGTGAACCCGAACTCGAAAATTCCAGCGCTGATGGATCATTCCGTCAATCCGCCGCAGCGTGTCTTCGAATCCGGCTCGATCCTGCTGTATCTGGCCGAGAAATTCGGGGCTTTCCTGCCCACCGATCCCGGCGCGCGGACCGAGGCGCTGAACTGGCTGTTCTGGCAGATGGGCGCTGGCCCCTATCTGGGCGGCGGTTTCGGGCATTTCTATCACTACGCGCCCGAAAAGATCGAATACGCCATCGACCGCTTCACGATGGAGGTCAAACGCCAGCTTGACGTGCTGGACCGTCACCTTGCCGATCGCCGCTTTATGGCGGGCGAGGAGTATTCGATTGCCGATATGGCGATCTGGCCGTGGTATGGGCGGCTGCTGACCGGCGACGCCTATGGCGATGCGGCCAGTTTCCTTGATGCGCAGATCTATAAGAACGTGCTGCGCTGGCAGGCCGAAATCGCCGCCCGCCCCGCCGTTCAACGCGGCATCATGGTCAACAAGACCTCGGGCGAGCCATCCGAACAACTGCACGAACGCCACGACGCGTCCGATTTCGAGACCCGGACGCAGGACAAGCTGGAACCGCAGGCATAG
- the ilvC gene encoding ketol-acid reductoisomerase — protein MRVYYDRDCDVNLIKDKKVVILGYGSQGHAHALNLRDSGAKNVVVALREGSPSKAKAEGEGLQVMGIEEAAKWADLIMFTMPDELQAETYKKYVHDNLREGAAIAFAHGLNVHFGLIEPKPGVDVIMMAPKGPGHTVRGEYVKGGGVPCLVAVHQDASGKAMELGLSYCSAIGGGRSGIIETNFREECETDLFGEQAVLCGGLVELIRMGFETLVEAGYEPEMAYFECLHEVKLIVDLIYEGGIANMNYSISNTAEFGEYVSGPRILPYDETKARMKAVLTDIQTGKFVRDFMQENAVGQPSFKATRRINDEHQIEQVGAKLREMMPWISKGKMVDKARN, from the coding sequence ATGCGTGTCTATTATGATCGCGATTGCGATGTGAACCTGATCAAGGACAAGAAAGTCGTCATTCTGGGCTATGGCAGCCAGGGTCATGCCCACGCGCTGAACCTGCGCGATTCGGGCGCCAAGAATGTCGTCGTCGCGCTGCGCGAGGGCAGCCCCTCGAAAGCCAAGGCCGAGGGCGAGGGCCTGCAGGTAATGGGTATCGAAGAGGCCGCCAAATGGGCCGACCTGATCATGTTCACCATGCCCGATGAACTGCAGGCGGAAACCTACAAGAAATACGTCCATGACAACCTGCGCGAAGGTGCGGCGATTGCATTCGCCCACGGCCTGAACGTGCATTTCGGCCTGATCGAGCCCAAGCCCGGCGTTGACGTGATCATGATGGCCCCCAAGGGCCCCGGTCACACCGTGCGCGGCGAATATGTCAAAGGCGGCGGCGTGCCCTGTCTTGTGGCCGTTCATCAGGACGCATCCGGCAAGGCGATGGAACTGGGCCTGTCCTATTGCAGCGCCATCGGTGGCGGCCGTTCGGGCATCATCGAAACCAACTTCCGCGAGGAATGCGAAACCGACCTGTTCGGCGAGCAGGCCGTGCTGTGTGGCGGCTTGGTCGAACTGATCCGCATGGGTTTCGAGACGCTGGTCGAGGCTGGCTACGAGCCCGAAATGGCCTATTTCGAGTGTTTGCACGAAGTGAAGCTGATCGTTGACCTGATCTATGAAGGCGGTATCGCCAACATGAACTATTCGATCAGCAACACGGCTGAATTCGGCGAATATGTCAGCGGCCCGCGCATCCTGCCCTATGACGAAACCAAGGCCCGGATGAAAGCCGTTCTGACCGACATCCAGACCGGCAAATTCGTGCGTGACTTCATGCAGGAAAACGCCGTCGGCCAGCCGTCGTTCAAGGCCACCCGCCGCATCAACGACGAACACCAGATCGAGCAGGTCGGTGCCAAGCTGCGCGAGATGATGCCCTGGATCTCCAAGGGCAAGATGGTGGACAAAGCGCGGAACTGA
- a CDS encoding Lrp/AsnC family transcriptional regulator, producing MPDITDRRILRHLLADPDAPAAELAERAGITTASLWRRLEKLRAQGVLKAIEQRIDWRALGWEVEVSLRFTLDKTEPRAFDEFLDAARAVPEVTEIQTFLGSVDLRLSVIARDMAHWQRIYRDSILSLPHVADSDALMLVSTIKNSTELAL from the coding sequence ATGCCTGATATCACAGATCGCCGCATTCTGCGCCACCTGCTAGCCGATCCCGACGCGCCAGCAGCCGAACTGGCGGAACGCGCGGGCATCACCACTGCCAGCTTGTGGCGACGTCTGGAAAAGCTGCGCGCCCAGGGGGTGTTGAAGGCGATTGAACAGCGCATCGACTGGCGCGCCCTGGGCTGGGAGGTCGAGGTCAGCCTGCGCTTTACCCTCGACAAGACCGAGCCGCGCGCATTTGACGAATTCCTCGACGCCGCCCGCGCGGTTCCCGAGGTCACCGAAATCCAGACCTTTCTGGGCAGCGTCGATCTGCGCCTGTCGGTCATTGCCCGCGACATGGCGCATTGGCAGCGGATCTATCGCGACAGCATCCTGTCGCTGCCCCATGTCGCCGACAGCGATGCGTTGATGCTGGTCTCGACCATCAAGAACAGCACTGAGCTGGCATTGTGA
- a CDS encoding Lrp/AsnC family transcriptional regulator has translation MTTFDDTDQAILRILSRDATQSAASIGRALGLTQPATWRRIKRLTDSGVLAGRRVVLDHAALGFGVTVFLGIRLATKGRTSLEDFERAVTAIPEVQLVQHVLGQFDYRLRVTARDISDFERILRRRIMTLPGVGQVEANVMLSEERRPGPLG, from the coding sequence GTGACCACGTTTGACGACACCGATCAGGCGATCCTGCGCATTCTGTCGCGCGATGCGACGCAAAGTGCGGCCTCTATTGGCCGCGCCCTTGGTCTGACCCAGCCCGCGACATGGCGACGAATCAAGCGGCTGACCGATTCCGGTGTGCTGGCCGGGCGGCGCGTGGTGCTGGACCATGCTGCGCTTGGCTTTGGCGTGACGGTATTTCTGGGCATCCGCCTTGCCACCAAGGGCCGCACCAGCCTTGAGGATTTCGAACGCGCCGTGACCGCCATCCCCGAGGTGCAACTGGTTCAGCATGTGTTGGGCCAATTCGATTACCGCCTGCGCGTTACCGCCCGCGACATCAGCGATTTCGAGCGCATCCTGCGTCGCCGTATCATGACCCTGCCCGGCGTCGGTCAGGTCGAGGCGAACGTCATGCTGTCCGAGGAACGCCGCCCCGGCCCCTTGGGATAA
- a CDS encoding DUF2244 domain-containing protein codes for MAGPKRDKLTIARRPLARQTAFMPYDWRDIGEGEARLVLWPFRSLPRKGFVWFIAVTVTLLAMPLLAVLGSVILWGLLPFMALTVWGMWYALQRSYRSGETREVLMLSPTRLSLIRSDPGRSERHWETNPYWVRPILRAGPVEDYLTLTDGAREIELGAFLTPEERRTLHDQLLRRLADLR; via the coding sequence ATGGCCGGCCCAAAGCGCGACAAGCTGACTATTGCGCGGCGGCCTTTGGCGCGGCAAACAGCGTTCATGCCCTATGACTGGCGCGATATCGGGGAAGGCGAGGCCAGGCTGGTGCTGTGGCCTTTTCGCTCATTGCCGCGCAAGGGATTTGTCTGGTTTATCGCGGTGACGGTGACGCTGCTGGCCATGCCGCTGCTCGCGGTGCTGGGCTCTGTGATCCTGTGGGGGCTGTTGCCGTTCATGGCGCTGACGGTCTGGGGGATGTGGTATGCGCTGCAACGCAGCTATCGCAGTGGCGAGACGCGCGAAGTGCTGATGCTGAGCCCCACCCGCCTGTCCCTGATCCGCAGCGATCCGGGGCGCAGCGAACGCCACTGGGAAACCAACCCCTACTGGGTACGGCCCATCCTGCGCGCAGGCCCGGTCGAGGATTACCTGACCCTGACGGATGGCGCGCGCGAGATCGAACTGGGCGCCTTTCTGACACCCGAGGAACGCCGCACCCTGCATGACCAGCTTCTGCGTCGGCTTGCCGATCTGCGCTAG
- a CDS encoding GatB/YqeY domain-containing protein, which produces MDLRVQLQSATKEAMKARNSERLSTLRLISAAIKDREIAARSGAGDEAVLADADLIAILSKMVKQRQESARAYEEGCRMELAEKEQNEIGVIQEFLPKQMSADETAGAVEKAINDLGAESVRDMGRVMAELRTRHAGQMDFGTVGPMVKEKLLA; this is translated from the coding sequence ATGGATTTGCGTGTGCAACTGCAATCCGCCACGAAAGAGGCGATGAAGGCCCGCAACAGCGAGCGCCTGTCGACACTGCGCCTGATCAGCGCAGCCATCAAGGACCGCGAGATCGCGGCCCGCAGCGGTGCGGGCGACGAGGCGGTACTGGCCGATGCCGATCTGATCGCGATTCTGTCCAAGATGGTCAAGCAGCGCCAGGAATCGGCGCGGGCCTATGAAGAAGGCTGCCGGATGGAGTTGGCCGAAAAGGAACAGAACGAGATCGGCGTGATCCAGGAATTCCTGCCCAAACAGATGTCGGCGGATGAAACCGCCGGCGCTGTCGAAAAGGCGATCAATGATCTGGGTGCCGAATCGGTGCGCGATATGGGCCGGGTGATGGCCGAATTGCGGACCCGTCACGCCGGTCAGATGGATTTCGGCACGGTCGGTCCGATGGTCAAGGAAAAGCTGCTGGCCTGA
- the carA gene encoding glutamine-hydrolyzing carbamoyl-phosphate synthase small subunit produces MANKPTACLALADGTVFYGQGFGATGEVVAELVFNTAMTGYQEIMTDPSYASQIVTFTFPHIGNTGITPEDDEAPEPVASGIVVKWDPTEPSNWRAAGDLVDWMERRGRIGIGGVDTRRLTRAIRMQGAPHVVLAHDPEGNFDIAALVAKARDWKGLVGLDLAREVSCAQSYRWDQGLWSWGKGFAEGATQEKPFRVVALDYGAKRNILRSLASIGAEVTVLPATATAEDVLAHDPEGVFLSNGPGDPEATGDYAVPMIQSLLGRDLPIFGICLGHQMLALALGAKTIKMNHGHHGANHPVKDKETGKVEITSMNHGFAVDSQTLPTGVKETHISLFDGSNCGLRVEDKPVFSVQYHPEAAPGPQDSYYLFERFADAMGQRRPG; encoded by the coding sequence ATGGCCAACAAACCCACAGCCTGCCTGGCGCTCGCCGATGGCACCGTGTTTTATGGCCAAGGCTTTGGCGCAACCGGCGAAGTGGTGGCCGAACTGGTCTTCAACACCGCCATGACCGGCTATCAAGAGATCATGACCGATCCCTCCTATGCCAGCCAGATCGTCACCTTCACCTTCCCCCATATCGGCAATACCGGCATCACCCCCGAGGATGACGAGGCGCCCGAGCCCGTGGCCAGTGGCATCGTCGTCAAATGGGACCCGACCGAGCCGTCGAACTGGCGCGCAGCAGGCGATCTGGTCGACTGGATGGAACGGCGCGGCCGCATCGGCATCGGCGGCGTCGATACCCGCCGCCTGACGCGCGCGATCCGCATGCAAGGGGCACCCCATGTCGTGCTGGCTCATGACCCCGAGGGCAATTTCGACATCGCCGCACTGGTGGCCAAGGCGCGCGACTGGAAAGGCCTTGTCGGTCTGGACCTCGCGCGCGAGGTCAGCTGCGCCCAGAGCTATCGGTGGGATCAGGGCCTGTGGTCCTGGGGCAAGGGCTTTGCCGAGGGCGCGACACAGGAAAAACCCTTCCGCGTTGTCGCACTGGATTACGGCGCCAAGCGCAATATCCTGCGGTCGCTGGCCTCGATTGGGGCCGAGGTCACGGTTCTACCCGCCACCGCGACAGCCGAAGACGTGCTGGCCCATGATCCCGAGGGTGTGTTTCTGTCCAACGGCCCCGGTGATCCCGAGGCGACCGGCGACTATGCGGTGCCGATGATCCAGTCGCTGCTGGGCCGCGACCTGCCGATCTTTGGCATCTGTCTGGGCCATCAGATGCTGGCGCTGGCACTGGGAGCCAAGACCATCAAGATGAACCACGGCCATCACGGTGCGAACCATCCGGTCAAGGATAAAGAGACCGGCAAGGTCGAAATCACCTCGATGAACCACGGTTTCGCCGTTGACAGCCAAACCCTGCCCACCGGCGTCAAGGAAACCCATATCAGCCTGTTTGACGGCAGCAATTGCGGCCTGCGGGTCGAGGATAAGCCCGTCTTTTCAGTGCAATACCACCCCGAGGCGGCGCCGGGTCCGCAGGACAGTTATTACCTCTTTGAACGCTTTGCCGATGCAATGGGGCAAAGGCGGCCAGGATAA
- a CDS encoding glycosyltransferase family 2 protein, producing the protein MQQIASQLAKMPVDGTTPVDLPDNVLPLPGLGQPPAGRGDQATPNAPPARNLRPLGQILLEDGAISPDLLLKASILRKRQDVRLGEILLAHGWLTEEALTRALSRQWRTNTVDLAQTPPDPRLIDMLGSEFCLTNAVVPWRRTGGLTWVATARPEAFADLTDQMPAAFGHVRMLLCSEVQAQEAILATRRTALIRTAETRVPAHESCRDRVEGRSTRLALAALTILFAGISLAPFLTFSVLAGWTILTLLTAAILKLLAFDAARKEDAEQAVHRAKLASGQVTPDEMTGPFPMISVMVPLFAESDIAGKLVARLTRLTYPRELTDIVLVVEENDQITRNALADTGLPRWIRVVTVPDGPIQTKPRALNFALSFCRAQIVGVWDAEDRPEPDQLHKIARRFHFAPDNVACLQGRLDFYNPRTNWLARCFTVEYATWFRAILPGVARMGLVVPLGGTTLFFRRAALEKVGAWDAWNVTEDADLGVRLARRGYRTEIVDTTTDEEANCRALPWIKQRSRWLKGYAMTWAVHMRDPRALLRDLGPKRFIGFQVQFLGTLSQYLLAPILISFWAITAGLPHPLGPTLAHLWGGHAFTALFMLFVGAEVLNIVIGVWAVRIDKLRHLRLWVPTLHFYHPLGCLAAWKAIYEVIAKPFYWDKTAHGVFDDSHIEPVSQPGAITAAQVPDPVSRLRPTGMLPDTVGIPFLGQLDDSRALAVERQAADPAAGHRDDVTQNPDPTDMGEPQRACIPPRRKIVGMRSPGS; encoded by the coding sequence ATGCAGCAGATTGCTTCTCAACTCGCGAAAATGCCGGTCGACGGGACAACACCCGTTGACCTGCCGGACAATGTCCTGCCGCTACCGGGCCTGGGGCAACCGCCCGCAGGCCGGGGTGACCAGGCAACGCCCAACGCCCCGCCCGCCCGCAACTTGCGGCCGCTTGGGCAAATCCTGCTGGAAGACGGCGCGATCAGCCCTGACCTGTTGCTCAAGGCCAGCATTCTGCGCAAGCGACAGGATGTGCGGCTCGGGGAAATCCTGCTGGCTCATGGCTGGCTGACCGAAGAGGCGCTGACCCGTGCGCTGTCACGTCAATGGCGCACGAATACGGTCGATCTGGCACAAACACCCCCCGATCCGCGCCTGATCGACATGCTGGGCAGCGAATTTTGCCTGACCAATGCCGTGGTGCCGTGGCGTCGGACGGGCGGGCTGACCTGGGTTGCCACTGCGCGGCCCGAGGCATTCGCCGATCTGACCGATCAAATGCCCGCGGCTTTCGGTCATGTCCGGATGCTGCTTTGTTCAGAGGTTCAGGCGCAAGAGGCCATTCTGGCGACCCGCCGCACCGCCCTGATCCGCACCGCCGAAACCCGCGTGCCGGCCCATGAAAGCTGCCGCGACAGGGTCGAGGGGCGTTCGACCCGGCTGGCCCTTGCCGCGCTGACGATCCTTTTTGCAGGGATCAGCCTTGCGCCGTTTCTGACGTTCTCGGTGTTGGCCGGCTGGACGATCCTGACCCTGCTGACGGCTGCAATATTAAAGCTGCTGGCCTTTGACGCGGCCAGGAAAGAAGACGCGGAACAGGCTGTGCATCGGGCCAAACTTGCCTCTGGCCAGGTCACACCCGATGAGATGACCGGGCCCTTTCCGATGATCTCGGTAATGGTGCCGCTTTTTGCCGAAAGCGATATCGCCGGCAAGCTCGTCGCACGGCTGACGCGGCTGACCTATCCCCGCGAGTTGACTGATATCGTTCTGGTCGTCGAGGAAAACGACCAGATCACCCGCAACGCGCTGGCCGATACGGGTCTGCCGCGCTGGATCCGCGTCGTGACCGTGCCGGATGGACCGATCCAGACCAAGCCAAGGGCGTTGAACTTTGCGCTCAGTTTCTGCCGTGCGCAGATCGTCGGTGTCTGGGATGCCGAGGATCGGCCGGAACCCGATCAGTTGCACAAGATCGCCCGCCGCTTTCATTTCGCACCTGACAACGTCGCCTGCCTGCAGGGACGGCTGGATTTCTACAATCCGCGCACCAACTGGCTGGCGCGCTGCTTTACCGTCGAATACGCAACCTGGTTTCGCGCCATTCTGCCCGGCGTGGCGCGCATGGGGCTGGTTGTGCCACTGGGCGGGACGACACTGTTCTTTCGCCGCGCGGCTTTGGAAAAAGTGGGGGCCTGGGACGCGTGGAACGTGACCGAGGACGCCGATCTGGGTGTCCGGCTTGCCCGCCGCGGCTACCGGACCGAGATCGTCGACACCACCACAGACGAAGAGGCGAATTGCCGCGCCCTGCCCTGGATCAAGCAGCGTTCGCGCTGGCTCAAGGGCTATGCGATGACCTGGGCGGTGCATATGCGCGATCCGCGCGCCTTGTTGCGCGATCTGGGTCCCAAGCGGTTCATCGGGTTTCAGGTGCAGTTTCTGGGCACGCTGTCGCAATATTTGCTGGCGCCGATTCTGATCAGCTTTTGGGCGATCACCGCCGGCTTGCCCCATCCGCTTGGCCCGACACTGGCGCATCTGTGGGGTGGTCATGCCTTCACCGCCCTCTTCATGCTGTTTGTCGGGGCCGAGGTTCTGAACATCGTCATCGGTGTCTGGGCAGTGCGCATCGACAAGCTGCGGCATCTGCGGCTGTGGGTGCCAACGCTGCACTTCTACCACCCGCTTGGCTGTCTTGCCGCGTGGAAGGCAATCTATGAGGTGATTGCCAAACCCTTCTACTGGGACAAGACGGCGCATGGCGTGTTCGACGACAGCCATATCGAACCCGTCAGCCAGCCCGGCGCGATCACTGCGGCACAAGTGCCGGATCCGGTATCACGGCTCAGGCCAACCGGTATGCTGCCCGATACGGTCGGCATCCCTTTTCTCGGGCAGCTTGATGACAGCCGCGCTTTGGCAGTGGAACGACAAGCGGCCGATCCGGCCGCTGGCCATCGCGACGATGTGACACAAAACCCGGACCCGACCGATATGGGTGAACCGCAGCGCGCCTGCATCCCACCGAGGCGCAAGATCGTCGGCATGAGATCACCCGGAAGCTAG
- a CDS encoding Hsp20 family protein, which produces MRNLDLAPLYRASVGFDRMADAMDRALASDLAQTGYPPYNIEKTGENAYRISIAVAGFAADDLSVEVRDGAVVIAARKADEGEDRTFLHRGIATRAFERKFTLADHVRVDGASHVDGMLHIDLLREIPEALKPRQIEIAKLDGRRIDKLDA; this is translated from the coding sequence ATGCGTAATCTTGACCTGGCCCCGCTTTACCGGGCCTCTGTTGGCTTTGATCGTATGGCCGATGCCATGGACCGCGCCCTGGCCAGCGACCTGGCCCAGACCGGATACCCCCCCTATAACATCGAGAAAACCGGCGAGAATGCCTATCGCATCTCCATCGCCGTGGCTGGTTTCGCGGCTGACGACCTGTCGGTCGAGGTCCGCGACGGCGCCGTCGTGATCGCCGCGCGCAAGGCCGATGAGGGCGAAGACCGGACCTTTCTGCATCGCGGTATCGCCACCCGCGCGTTCGAGCGCAAATTCACCCTGGCCGATCATGTTCGTGTCGACGGTGCCAGCCATGTCGATGGCATGCTGCATATCGACCTGCTGCGCGAGATCCCCGAGGCGCTGAAGCCCCGCCAGATCGAAATTGCCAAGCTGGACGGCCGTCGGATCGACAAACTGGACGCATGA
- the glcF gene encoding glycolate oxidase subunit GlcF has product MQTNFTDEQLQDPQIARSNRQLRACVHCGFCTATCPSYQVLGDELDSPRGRIYLMKEMLESGRPADAKTALHLDRCLGCLACVTTCPSGVNYAQLIEHGREHVEQTYRRPWRDRALRWMLGAVVPHHRRFRLALFGAKLARPFSRLIPDARLRAMIAMAPKSIPPVSRNDDGQTFPAEGPTRARVALMIGCAQRALDTEINDATIRLLTRAGCEVVIPDAFGCCGALTLHMGRTDAARASARDSIGRLLACEARGALDAIVINTSGCGTTIKDYGHLFEGDPIEAEASRVSALALDITEFLERHGLPPGQATGRVAYHSACSLQHGQKVKTAPKTLLAEVGFTVVEPADPHLCCGSAGTYNLLQPEISAKLRERKVTTLEAIAPDIIAAGNIGCMVQIEGGTELPIVHTVQLLDWATGGPKPAALHHAGLEKIA; this is encoded by the coding sequence ATGCAGACGAATTTTACCGACGAACAGCTGCAAGACCCGCAGATCGCACGCTCCAACAGGCAACTGCGCGCTTGTGTGCATTGCGGGTTTTGCACCGCGACCTGTCCCAGCTATCAGGTGCTGGGCGATGAATTGGACAGCCCGCGCGGCCGCATCTATCTGATGAAAGAGATGCTGGAATCCGGTCGGCCCGCCGATGCCAAAACCGCGCTGCATCTGGACCGCTGCCTTGGCTGTCTTGCTTGCGTGACGACTTGCCCCTCGGGGGTGAATTACGCGCAACTGATCGAACATGGCCGCGAACATGTCGAACAGACCTATCGCCGCCCATGGCGCGACCGCGCGCTGCGCTGGATGTTGGGGGCTGTTGTGCCCCATCACCGCCGCTTTCGTCTGGCGCTGTTCGGGGCCAAGCTGGCGCGGCCCTTTTCGCGTCTGATCCCTGATGCGCGCCTTCGCGCGATGATCGCGATGGCGCCGAAATCGATACCGCCGGTCAGCCGCAACGACGATGGGCAGACCTTCCCGGCCGAGGGTCCGACGCGTGCCCGTGTGGCGTTGATGATCGGCTGCGCGCAGCGTGCACTGGATACCGAAATCAACGATGCGACCATTCGTCTGCTGACACGCGCCGGTTGCGAGGTGGTGATCCCCGATGCGTTCGGCTGCTGCGGTGCGCTGACCTTGCATATGGGGCGTACCGATGCCGCGCGAGCCAGCGCCCGCGACAGCATCGGGCGGCTGCTGGCCTGCGAGGCACGAGGCGCGCTGGATGCCATCGTCATCAACACCTCGGGCTGTGGCACCACGATCAAGGATTACGGGCACCTGTTCGAGGGCGACCCGATCGAGGCCGAGGCCAGCCGCGTCTCGGCGCTGGCACTGGACATCACCGAGTTTCTGGAACGCCACGGGCTGCCCCCGGGCCAGGCCACCGGGCGCGTGGCCTATCATTCGGCCTGTTCCTTGCAGCACGGCCAAAAGGTCAAGACCGCGCCCAAGACACTGCTGGCCGAGGTCGGTTTTACGGTGGTCGAACCTGCCGATCCGCATCTGTGTTGTGGCTCGGCGGGGACCTACAATCTGTTGCAGCCCGAGATTTCGGCCAAGTTGCGCGAGCGCAAGGTGACCACGCTCGAGGCTATCGCGCCCGATATCATCGCCGCCGGAAATATCGGTTGCATGGTCCAGATCGAGGGCGGGACCGAACTGCCCATCGTCCACACGGTGCAATTGCTGGACTGGGCGACCGGCGGGCCGAAGCCTGCGGCGCTGCACCACGCAGGTCTTGAAAAAATCGCCTGA